Proteins from one Triplophysa dalaica isolate WHDGS20190420 chromosome 6, ASM1584641v1, whole genome shotgun sequence genomic window:
- the rp2 gene encoding protein XRP2, producing the protein MGCFFSKKSRRKSPKKDSAAGDECATGSDLPETNNTALGSNSNQEAPKLYSWDKREKVDPKDFMLTGLKNETVGRLPGKLNGQQFVIQDCENCNIYVFDHSATITIDDCVNCRIVLGPVKGSVFFRDCKEIKCVVACQQFRTRDCKKMDIFLCCATQPIIESSTGMKFGCFQYYHPELAFHFKDAGLSIFNNNWSNIHDFTPVSGETNWSLLPEDASVLEHVPLPDSESEFKSVRVSTDASRSIVPLTKGGRRKESEESCLFVFFAGDYSTANARKLIDEAISKGFVLIQTKEVSMRPEDVNRVFQNSAERLTEWITKGSVVALELNGDGVVEACRAMADDMFDGNKVFVSESKSTSSHDVDNFFNFADMQMGL; encoded by the exons ATGGGGTGCTTCTTTTCCAAAAAATCGAGGAGAAAATCTCCTAAAAAGGACAGTGCCGCTGGGGACGAGTGCGCTACGGGCAGTGACCTACCCGAAACTAACAACACTGCGCTCGGCAGCAACAGCAACCAAGAGGCTCCAAAGCTATACAGCTGGGACAAACGAGAAAAG GTTGATCCCAAAGACTTCATGCTGACAGGCCTTAAGAATGAAACCGTGGGTCGATTACCAGGCAAACTCAACGGCCAGCAGTTTGTCATTCAGGACTGTGAGAATTGTAACATCTACGTTTTTGACCATTCGGCGACCATAACCATCGACGACTGTGTGAACTGCCGCATAGTGTTAGGCCCTGTCAAAGGCAGCGTATTCTTCAGAGACTGCAAAGAAATCAAGTGTGTGGTGGCCTGCCAGCAGTTCCGCACCAGAGACTGCAAGAAAATGGACATTTTTCTGTGCTGCGCCACCCAGCCCATTATCGAGTCGTCTACGGGCATGAAGTTTGGCTGTTTCCAGTACTACCACCCTGAGCTGGCTTTCCACTTTAAAGACGCAGGCCTTAGCATTTTCAACAACAACTGGAGCAATATTCACGATTTTACACCTGTCTCTGGAGAGACCAACTGGAGTCTTTTGCCTGAGGATGCTTCTGTCTTGGAGCATGTGCCTCTACCAGATTCTGAATCTGAATTCAAGTCTGTGAGAGTCTCTACTGATGCAAGCCGTAGCATTGTTCCCTTGACCAAAGGAGGCCGGCGTAAGGAAAGCGAAGAGTCCTGCCTGTTTGTGTTCTTTGCTGGAGACTACAGCACTGCAAATGCCCGCAAGCTTATTGATGAG GCAATTTCCAAAGGCTTTGTCCTGATTCAGACCAAAGAGGTTTCCATGCGCCCTGAAGATGTAAACCGAGTGTTCCAGAATAGCGCCGAACGCCTCACCGAGTGGATCACCAAAG GTTCTGTGGTAGCCCTTGAGCTAAATGGAGATGGCGTGGTCGAGGCATGCCGAGCGATGGCTGACGACATGTTCGATGGGAATAAG GTGTTTGTTTCTGAGAGCAAAAGTACGTCCTCCCATGAcgttgacaactttttcaaCTTTGCTGACATGCAGATGGGACTTTGA